A window of Paenibacillus antri genomic DNA:
AGCTCTGCCGCTGTTCACTCATGTGAACACCTCCTAGTTAAGTTCATTATTTAATGTCTCTTAACTGGTGTCCACTTTTTATTCTAGTTGCAAAAGTCCGACTACACCGCCTTCGGAGCCGCGCCGGGGGCGAATAGTCGGAGAAGGTCCGACTAAACCGCCTGCGGAGCCGCGCCGGGGGCGAATAGTCGGAGAAAGTCCGACTAAACTGCCCGCGGAGCCGCGCCAGGGGCGAATAGTCGGAGAAAGTCCGATTAAACCGCCCTGGGAAGCGCGCCGAGGGGCGAATAGTCGGAGAAAGTCCGACTAAACCGCCCTGGGAAGCGCGCCGCGGGCGAATAGTCGGAGATAGTCCGACTAAACCGCCTTGGGAAGCGCACCGGGGGGCGAATAGTCGGAGAAAGTTCGACTAAACCGCCCAGGGAAGCGCGCCGGGGGCGAATAGTCGGAGAAAGTCCGACTAAACTGCCCTCGGAGCCGCACTGGGGGCGCATAGTCGGAGAAAGTCCGACTACTCCGCTTCCGGCGGCGCCTCGTACGGCAGCGTCACCGCGAAGACGGTGCCGCGTCCCGGCTCGCTCGCGACGGAGATCGCGCCGCCGTGGGCGGACACGAACTCCTTCACGATGGCGAGCCCGAGCCCCATGCCGCCCCCGTCGCGGTTGCGCGCTTCGTCCGTCCGGTAGAACCGGTCGAAGATGTACGGCAGCTGCTCGGGCGCGATGCCGGGGCCGGTATCCGACACCGTCACCCGCAGCGAGCGCACGCCCCCGGCCGTCGTCTCGTCGACGTACGCCTTCACGAACCCGCCCGAAGGCGTGTACCGGACGGCGTTGACGAACAAGTTCAAAAACACCTGCGTCAGCCGGTGCGGATCGACCGACAGCACGACGTCGTCGGTCAGCCGCTGCAGCGTCACCGTCACGCCCTTCGCCTCGGCGTCGGGCGCGACGCGCTCGACCACGCGGCCCAGCAGCGCGTGCAAATCCGTCGGCTTCCGCTCGAGCGGAAGCCGCTTCGCCTCCGCGAGCGACAGCTGATGCAGCTCGTCGACGAGCCGCGTCAGCCGGATCAGCTCGTCCTGCAGCGGCAGCAGCCGCTCCGGCGCGAGCGGCTCCCCGCGCTGCTGCGCCGCGTCGAGCTGCCCGCGCAGGATCGTGAGCGGCGTCCGCAGCTCGTGCGCCACGTCGGCGACGAGGTGGCGGCGCGCCTCTTCGGTGCGCTGCAGCCGCTCCGTCATGGCGTTGAACGCCTCGGCGACGCGGCCGAATTCGCCGCGCCGCGTCACCGGGGCGCGCGCGTCCAGGTCGCCCGAGCCGAGGCGATCGATCGCCTCAAGCAGCGTAGTCAGCGGCTGGGTCAGCCATCGCGCCTTCCAGAAAGCGACCGCGAGGGCGATCGCGGTGAAGACGACGACCGCGAACAGCAGGAGCGCCCGCGTGGAATGCAGCAGCCCCGTGCGCAGCCGCGACAATTCGCCGACCTCATCGTCGTAGAAGTATAAGAAGCCGATCGCCTGCCCGTCCGCGTCGAACAGCACCGACCGAATGCCGAAGTCGGTCACCGTCCGCGCTTCGACGGGGCCGGCCACGAACCGGACGTCGCGCCGAAGCGACAGCAGCGCGACGCTCTCCGCCGGGGTAAGGAGGGAAGCGGCGGCGGCAAGCGCTTCCGACGGAGCCCCGTCCGCCGGGCTCCGGCCGCCGTCCGGAGACGACGGCCCCCAGGAACCGCCGCCTTCCGCGTACGCCTCTTCGAACGCGGCGGACAACGAAGCGACGCGCTCCTTGCGCGGCGCCTCCACCATCACGTCCAGCACGTCGCTCTGGACGACGTGGGAGATGAACGAAAACACGAGCGCCATCCCGACGACCATCCCGGCCATCGCGATAAACAGCTGCCGCCGCACGCTCATGCCGGCCAACCGCCGCGCCACGGCCGCGCCTCGAGCTTCGCTTCCGCGGCTCACGACCGCTCCCCGCCGAACCGGTAGCCGAACCCGTACACCGTCTGAATGTACGTCGGCTTCGACGGATCGTCCTCGAGCTTCTTCCGCAGATGGCTGATATGAGCGTCCACCGTCCGTTCGTCGTTCAGGAAGTCGTCGGGGAACGCGCTCGAAAGCAGCTGCAGCCGGCTGTACACGATGCCCGGCCGCGCGGCGAGCGTCAGCAGCAGCTTGAACTCCGTCGGCGTGAGCGGCACGTCGACGCCGCGCTTCGACACCCGGCACATCGCCTCGGAGATGGTCAGCTCGCCGCGTTCCATCGTCTCCTCGGCGGCGCCGAACGCGTCCGGCCCCTCGATGCGCCGCAGCACCGAGCGGATGCGGGCCGCCAGCTCCCGCAGCGAAAACGGCTTCGTCAAATAATCGTCCGCCCCCACCTCGAGCCCGACGATCTTGTCCGTCTCCTCCGTCTTCGCCGTCACCATAATAATGCCGACGCGCTCCGTCCGCCGCAGCTCCCGGCACACGTCGATCCCGCTCATCTCCGGCATCATCCAGTCGAGCACGACGAGCGACGGCTTCGCCGATCGCGCCAGCCGCAGCGCCTCGCGCCCGGTCCGGGCCGTCAGCACGACGAAGCCTTCCTCCCGAAGGAACGGCTCCATGAAATCGAGCACCTTCGGCTCGTCGTCCGCGATCAATATCGTATGGGCCATAAAACCAACGCCTCCAAAGCTCTACCCGTTTTCCCAACAGTATACCCCGACCGCGGCCGCGAAGCGGGCGAATTCACGACATTCGCAACGCGTCTTCACAAGTTCGCAACAAGTCGTTGCTACAATGATCCTAGGCCAATAACAGATTCAACACATTTCCGCTAGGAGGAAAATCACAATGCAAACCGATAACCAAGGCGCACCCGTCCCGGAAAAGGGCAGAGGCTCCCGCATCGCCTTCGCGGTATTCGCGTCCGTCTTCGCCGTCTGCGTCGGCGTCCAGGTGCTGCTCGCCGGGCTCGCGACGTTCGTCGACGCGATGAACTGGGCGCGCCACACGAGCTTCATCCACTTCGTCGAGTTCATCCCGCTGATCATGCTGGCGCTCGCCTTCACGGGCAAGCTGCCCGCGCGGATGCGGTGGCAAAGCTTCGGCCTCTTCTTCATGATTATTCTGATGTACTTCACCGCCAACGTCGCCGCCGTCATGCCGGTCGTCGCGGCGTTCCATCCCGTCATCGCGCTGGCCATATTCGCGCTGGCGCAAAAATTAGTGCCCGAATCGTGGCGGCTCGCCCGCGCATAAGCAAAGTCTATAAGCGATGCTTCTTTCGATACTCGCTCGGCGTGATGCCCTCCGTCTTCGCGAAGCACTGCGTGAAATACGAGAAATGCGAAAATCCGACGTCCTCGGCGATGCGGCTTACCGGCGCGTCCGTGTTGATCAGCATCAGCTTCGCCTGCTCGACGCGGTACATCGTTAAGTACTCGAGCGGCGTCACGCCGAACACCTGCTGCATGCAGCGGGCCACGTACGTCGGATGAAAATTGAGTCCTTCCCCGATCTCCCGATAATGAATCGGCTCTCGAAACCGCTCGCGTAAAAACTGAGCGGTTTTTTCCGCGAGGGCGATCGACGACGACGTCGCGCGATACTGCTGCTCGCCGTGCAAGTCGTGCAGCACCTCCTGGAAGATCGTCTGCTGCTGCCACATGAGCGAAGGCTTGTGGTGGCGGTTCAGATCGATCAAGTGCTTGATGTTCCGGTACGTCTTCGTCGGGAACGTCAGCTTGCAGAACTGCGGCACCACGAGCGTGAAGTGCTGCACCCGGCGCTGCGTCAGCTCCTGGCGCGGAATGATTTCGTCGTACGGATACAGCCGCGCCCCGCCGGGGCCCGCTTCCTCGTCCGTCGCGCCGCTCCACACCCCCGTCGTCTGGAAATGCACCCAAAAATATTGCGTCTCCCGCCTCGCCGGCTCGAGCGGCGTATAGTTCCGGTCGGGCCGCAAAATAAGCGCATGCCCCTTCGTCGCGCGGAACTCCTTATCGCCCTCCGCGAGCGCGATCTTCCCTCGAACGACCACGATCATCTTGAAAATGCCGAGCTTCGCCGCAGCCGGATGCACCTTGCCGACCGGGTACGTCCGCTCCCCGCCGACGATGTAATGCGGAAGCGGCGGGGCCTTAAACTGTAGGAAATCCGTAGTCGCCACGTCCTTTCCGCCGAATCCCGAAGTTACGATTGTGACAATCGAAGTTAGATTCGTATCTATGACGAACCCATTATATCAAATACGATATGTGAAGAGTTTGTGAAAATGGCGTGCGCTCAAGAAGGCCACACTAACAGAACGGCAGAGACAAGGAGGAAGCTTGTTTGGGCAGGAAGACGATTTTTCGGGAGCATATCGTTCGGCATCGGTGGTCGTATTTGATCGGCTTCGCGCTCGTTACCGTCTCGTCCTTGCTGCAGCTGCTCATCCCGGCGCTCATGGGACGGTTCACCGACAGCCTCGAGGAAGGGGCGCTCGGCCCGGCGCGCATCGCGGCGTTCGCGCTCGGCATCGCCGCGGTCGCCTTCGGGACGGCGTTGTTCCGCTCGATCAGCCGGATCTCGATGTTCCGGCTTGCCCGGGTGCTGGAGAAACGGGTGCGCAACGATCTGTTCAAGCATTGGGAGCGCCTACCCGTGCAGTATTACAACAATCAGCGGGTCGGCGACCTGATGGCGCACGGCGTCAGCGACGTCGGCGTCATGCGCGAGGTGACGATGGGCGCCTACTACCAGGTGGCGGAGGCAGTCGTGCTGATCGGCGTAACCGTCGGGGCGATGGCGCTCAGCATCTCGCCGCTGCTGACGCTGTTGACGCTGCTGCCCTTGCCGCTGCTCACGTTCATGGCGTATCGGTTCCACAACAAGGTTATGCGTCAGTCCGAGGACGTGCAGAGCGCGATCGGCGACATGACGAGCCGCGTGCAGGAATTCGTCGCCGGCGTCCGCGTCGTCAAGGCGTACGTGCAGGAGAAGGCGGAGACGGCGAAGTTCGAAGCGTCCAACGCGCAAGCCGTGCACACGAACCGGGAGTTCGTGAAGACGAACTCGCTGTTCAACGGCGCGAGCCAAGGCATCGTCGGCGTCTCGTTCCTCATCTCCGTCATCGTCGGCGGCGTCATGGTGCTCGAAGGCGGAATCACGCTCGGCGAATTCGTCGCCTTCAACACGTACTTAACGCTCATCATCGGCCCGATCGAGAGCATCGGCAAGGTGATGAACACGCTGCAGAAGGGCTCCGCCTCGGAGAAGCGGCTGCTCGAAATTCTCAATACGACGCCGGAGGTCACCGACGGGCCGGACACGAACGAGTCGATCGCGCGGATCGGCGGGGAGATCGCGTTCCGCGGCTTAACGTTCAAGTACCCCGGCGCGAAGCGGCCGGCGCTGCGCGACATTACGCTCCACGTGCCGCGCGGCAGCTCGCTCGCCATCGTCGGCAAGGTCGGCAGCGGGAAGAGCACGCTCGTCTCCCTGCTTGTCCGCATGTATAACCCGCCGATCGGCACGCTGTACGTCGACGGCAACGACATCCTGACCGTGCCGCTCAAGACGCTGCGGGAGAACGTCGGCTTCGTGCCGCAGGACGGCTTCTTGTTCTCCTCGACGATCAAGGACAATATCAGCTTCGACCCGAAGCCGCATTCGATGGACGAAGTCGAGGAGGCGGCCCGGCTCGCGCAGGTGTATGACAACATCGTCGAGTTTCCGGGCGGCTTCGAGACGGCGCTCGGCGAGCGGGGGCTGTCGCTCTCCGGCGGGCAGCGTCAGCGCGTCAGCATCGCGCGCGCGATCATCAAGAAACCGTCGATCCTCGTCTTCGACGACAGCTTGTCGGCGGTCGACACCGAGACGGAGGACCGGATTCTCGCCGGCCTCGACCGCGTCATGAAGGGCCGCACGACGATCATCATCGGCCACCGCATCTCGTCGGTGCGCCGC
This region includes:
- a CDS encoding ABC transporter ATP-binding protein, with protein sequence MGRKTIFREHIVRHRWSYLIGFALVTVSSLLQLLIPALMGRFTDSLEEGALGPARIAAFALGIAAVAFGTALFRSISRISMFRLARVLEKRVRNDLFKHWERLPVQYYNNQRVGDLMAHGVSDVGVMREVTMGAYYQVAEAVVLIGVTVGAMALSISPLLTLLTLLPLPLLTFMAYRFHNKVMRQSEDVQSAIGDMTSRVQEFVAGVRVVKAYVQEKAETAKFEASNAQAVHTNREFVKTNSLFNGASQGIVGVSFLISVIVGGVMVLEGGITLGEFVAFNTYLTLIIGPIESIGKVMNTLQKGSASEKRLLEILNTTPEVTDGPDTNESIARIGGEIAFRGLTFKYPGAKRPALRDITLHVPRGSSLAIVGKVGSGKSTLVSLLVRMYNPPIGTLYVDGNDILTVPLKTLRENVGFVPQDGFLFSSTIKDNISFDPKPHSMDEVEEAARLAQVYDNIVEFPGGFETALGERGLSLSGGQRQRVSIARAIIKKPSILVFDDSLSAVDTETEDRILAGLDRVMKGRTTIIIGHRISSVRRADQIIVLDQGRIVERGDHDALVRLGGIYADMYHKQLLDDEARRTDSREEASNG
- a CDS encoding response regulator transcription factor → MAHTILIADDEPKVLDFMEPFLREEGFVVLTARTGREALRLARSAKPSLVVLDWMMPEMSGIDVCRELRRTERVGIIMVTAKTEETDKIVGLEVGADDYLTKPFSLRELAARIRSVLRRIEGPDAFGAAEETMERGELTISEAMCRVSKRGVDVPLTPTEFKLLLTLAARPGIVYSRLQLLSSAFPDDFLNDERTVDAHISHLRKKLEDDPSKPTYIQTVYGFGYRFGGERS
- a CDS encoding DUF6220 domain-containing protein yields the protein MQTDNQGAPVPEKGRGSRIAFAVFASVFAVCVGVQVLLAGLATFVDAMNWARHTSFIHFVEFIPLIMLALAFTGKLPARMRWQSFGLFFMIILMYFTANVAAVMPVVAAFHPVIALAIFALAQKLVPESWRLARA
- a CDS encoding sensor histidine kinase; the encoded protein is MSRGSEARGAAVARRLAGMSVRRQLFIAMAGMVVGMALVFSFISHVVQSDVLDVMVEAPRKERVASLSAAFEEAYAEGGGSWGPSSPDGGRSPADGAPSEALAAAASLLTPAESVALLSLRRDVRFVAGPVEARTVTDFGIRSVLFDADGQAIGFLYFYDDEVGELSRLRTGLLHSTRALLLFAVVVFTAIALAVAFWKARWLTQPLTTLLEAIDRLGSGDLDARAPVTRRGEFGRVAEAFNAMTERLQRTEEARRHLVADVAHELRTPLTILRGQLDAAQQRGEPLAPERLLPLQDELIRLTRLVDELHQLSLAEAKRLPLERKPTDLHALLGRVVERVAPDAEAKGVTVTLQRLTDDVVLSVDPHRLTQVFLNLFVNAVRYTPSGGFVKAYVDETTAGGVRSLRVTVSDTGPGIAPEQLPYIFDRFYRTDEARNRDGGGMGLGLAIVKEFVSAHGGAISVASEPGRGTVFAVTLPYEAPPEAE
- a CDS encoding helix-turn-helix transcriptional regulator, translating into MATTDFLQFKAPPLPHYIVGGERTYPVGKVHPAAAKLGIFKMIVVVRGKIALAEGDKEFRATKGHALILRPDRNYTPLEPARRETQYFWVHFQTTGVWSGATDEEAGPGGARLYPYDEIIPRQELTQRRVQHFTLVVPQFCKLTFPTKTYRNIKHLIDLNRHHKPSLMWQQQTIFQEVLHDLHGEQQYRATSSSIALAEKTAQFLRERFREPIHYREIGEGLNFHPTYVARCMQQVFGVTPLEYLTMYRVEQAKLMLINTDAPVSRIAEDVGFSHFSYFTQCFAKTEGITPSEYRKKHRL